TCGCTATTTCGAGCAGTATCGTGGCTGGCGTGTTCGTCGTCTGGCGACGCGAGTTCTACGAGCGTCGGGCCCGCTATCTCTACCGTTCCACGAAAGGCGACGACCACGTCCTCGTCCCGATGCGCGGCGAGGACGCCGAACAAACGGCCATGTTCGGCGCGAAACTGGCGGCGGCCCACGACGCGGGAAAAGTCGTTCTCATCGATGTGGTGGATAGAACCGCAATCGAAGAAGCGGAAGAAGGAATCAAAGACCACACAGCCGAAGACGAATCCGCCGAGGCAGAGGCGCAGGCCGCGGATGTCGCGGCGGACAGACTCGAAGCGCAGGCCCACCGAATCCGAACGCGAATGGGCGTCCCCTGTGAGGTCGTCGTCGCGGGCGATGGGAAGACCCCCGCGAAAACCGTTCTCAGCACCGCTCGTGAGGTGAACTGCGACCTCATCGTCGCGCCCTACGAGGAACGACACGGCGGACTCTCGCCGTTCGTCCGCGGCCTGTTCCGCGGGAACGTAGACGCCATCGCGTACCGTCCCGGCTTCGACGGAAATCCACATCGCAAATGGAAACGGGTTCTCGTCCCCGTTCGACGGGCGGGCAACACGGCGCACACGATGATCGATTTCGCTCGGCGGCTGGTCGGTCGCTCCGGGTCGGTCAGCGTCTGTACCTGCATCGACCGCGAAGCGGAACGACGTACCACCGAATCGACGCTCGCAGACCTCGTGGAGGCCTTTTCCGGCTCGTTCGAAACCCGCGTCTCGCGGAGCAGTATCGAGGAGTTCCTGTCCGCGAACGACGACCACTACGATCTGATGATACTCGGCGCGAGCACCGACCGGAGCGCTGCCTCTCGATTCATCTCCCCACCGACGTTCGAACGGATGCACGAAATCGACTGCGACGTTGCGGTCGTGCATCGAGGATGACGAAAGTCAGAAATCGTCCAGCGTTCGGTTCCTCGGGTTACCGGCCAACTGGTCGGCCAGTTCTTCGGCGTGATTGTCACCGACGGCGGCCTTGACCAGCAGGTGGCCGATGAAGGCTGGACTGACCACCACGTCCGCACCCGCCCGTCGGAACTTTTCGACGTTCTCGCGGTCGCTCGCGCCAGCCACGATTCGAACGTCGGGGTTCAACTGCCGGGCGGTTAGCACGCAGAGAGCGTCGTCTGCGTCGTCGTCCGTCGCCACGAGAACCGATTTCGCCCGCTCGATGCCGACTCGCTGGAGTAGTTCCTCGTCGCTTGGGTCGCCGACGACGACGTTCCGGTGTTCGTCCCGGACGTTTCGGTCGCGGTCACGAAGTTCGTCTCCGAGGTCTGGGTCGCTGACGACGATGACGTATTCGGTTCCATCGCCGAGTTCGTCGAATATCGCTTCCGTGAACAACTGCCCGTATCCGAGGACGAGCAGATGTTCGTCCAGAAATTCGAGTTGTGATTCTGTCATGCGTCCTAAGGCGCTGGCGAAGCGGGCCTCGAGGAGCGGCGCGACGAGGACGCCGATTGCTCCGGCGAAACTCGCGCCACCGAGGACGATAACGGACATTCCGAACCAGCGGGCGTCCTGTGTCACTGGTTGCACGTCGCCGTAACCGACCGTACTCGCGGTGACTATCGTGTAGTAGAACGCGTCGAAGGGGGTGCTGACTCCCTCGAACCCATCCCGTAATGTGTATGCGCCGACCGTCCCGTACAACAGGATTCCAAAAATCGCCGTGATGGCGGCGAGTTGTGCGGCAGTCAGTGAGATTGGCTGCGTAAACCGGTTGCGCCGACTGTACAGGAGTAGGATGGTGACGAGCGAAACGACGACCAACGGTATCGAGTACGGACTCGATTGTAGGATGCCGTGAAGCGCCGCAACCGGGAGCAGTATCATCGTCGCGTACCACGCGACACGCAATCCACGCCGGAGGCCGACCGCCCCCACCAGCAGTAAAAATCCCGTGATAGAACCGGAGAACGCCGCCAACTGCTGGAGTTCGACGGGGACGAATCCAGCGAAAAAACCGCCGCCGCCGCTCGTGATGGTGACGGCACCGGTCCCAATTGAAAGTCCGCCTGCCAGCACCGTCAACAACACCGCGAACCGAATCGGAAGGTGTTCCGTTCGTTCCCGCAACGCCATCGACTGTTCTGCGACCTTCTTTCGGATAAGTAGGGTGGCCGTACCAACTGGTTCTTTCGTCACTCGCCCACTTCTGCCCCCGTCGGTACGGTTTTGTCACTGCCGCGACTGTCCGGCGTATGGACTACTCGCTTCCGGTCGCGGTGCTTCTCGGCCTCTATCTCGGGGCACTCACCGGCGCCCTTTCGGGGGCGACGCAACTCGACGACAACGTAAGCCGAATCGTCGGCGCGGTGGGTCGGATGGTAACTGTTACGCTCCCCGAACCCACCGACGACATCGACGGCTACGACGCAGTTCCGGACGAGACGAAGGAGACGCTCGCCGGGTCGTCGTTCGTGTTCCCGCGCGGAATCACCGTAACGGAACTGAGGGAGCGCGTCACGACCGGCGAAATCCGGGGAACTGCGTGGTGACGCTAGCCGTGGACGCAGACGACGCGACGAAGTTCGACCCGGAGGAGCAGTACCGATTCGAAACGCTTCCGCAACACACCCGACCGGAACGCGAGTTCGTCGCCCAACTCAGGGCTGCCGACAAAACGATGGGTGTGGTGATGGTCGAACCGGAGAGCAACCTCGTCGGTCTTCCCATCGGTAGCCTCGATGCGATCGTCGTTGCGGTCAGACCCACTGATAGCACTATCGCAACGCTTCCAGTTCGCAGACGTCTGCTCGCCCAACCGACAGTTCTACGGCGAATCGAACGTTCGGCGGCAACGAAATTGGAAACGTCCGGACGAGAGAACGCCAAAATGGAAACAGGAGACGGCCAAAACTCGGCGCAGTAGCACGGAGTCCATCATTCTCATCGTACGAAGGTTTATATACCGAACCGAAACCAAATCGAATAATGTGTCTTGGGCTGCAGGTTTTGCTGGTCGTTCGGATTCTCACCTCGTTTCACTGGATGGGGCGGGTCGGTCGCCCACTGGCGACCGACCCGCCGTGTTCCCATCGAGAGAGAAAGCCACTTCCCACACCCCACCGTCTCTGCGCACATGCAGTGGAAACTCTTCGCGGATCTCGCGGAACTCGCGGGGGACAAGGAGATATCCGTAGACGCAGAGTCGGGAGACACCGTCGAGGACGCGCTTTCCGACCTTCTGGAACCGCGCCCGGAACTCGAAAATCGCGTACTGGACGACGATGGCCACCTCCGCGACCACATCAACGTGCTTCGAAACGGGACGAACGTGTTCTCCGAGGAGGGACTGGAAACGGAACTCGAATCGGGCGACGAGTTGGCGCTCTTTCCCCCCGTAAGCGGAGGATAGCGCGTGGATATCCTCCTGACAAACGATGACGGCGTCGATGCCGGGGGCATCGACGCGCTCTACGACGAGCTTTCAGAAATCGTCGAGGTGACCGTCGTCGCACCTGTGGACAACCAGAGCGGTGCCGGTCGAACCAACTCGCATAAGGTTGCGGTTGACGACCACGAGCGCGGACTCGTCGTCCACGGGACGCCCTGTGACTGTGTTGCAGTCGGACTCCAAGCACTCGACCCGACGCCGGAACTCGTGGTTTCCGGATGCAATGCGGGGCCGAACTTCGGCGCGCACAAACTCGACCGCTCCGGAACCGTCGGGGCCGCGAAAGAAGCCGTCTATCTCGGCGTTCCCGGAATCGCCATCTCCGCATACGACCCTGTGGCTGGTGGCCTGCGCGAGTTCGAACGCGAGGATTTCGTCCCTCCCGCGCGGGTTGCACGCTATCTCGTAGAGAATGCGGATTCCATCGGTTCAGGGACGTATCTGAACGTCAACGCGCCGACGGTGAGAGACGATGCTCGGATTCAAATCACCCGCCCTACGCGGGATTTCGGCGTTCGAATCGAGCGAAATAGGGACGAAGACGGGTTCGCGGTCGTTGACCAGTTTTACGACCCGCTTCGCGGTGACCGCCCCGAGGAATTGGACGACCCGAAAGGAACCGACCGCCGGGCGCTGGCGGATGGAGAAATCAGCGTCTCGCCACTCGGTGTTGGTCACGAACTGAAACGAAGCGACGGGCTAGAAGGTGTTGCGGCTGAGTTCGAGCAGTAAATCGCCCACTCGTCAGCGATAGGATTTGGTCAAATCCATCCCCATCACGAAGTCCGGGTCGTCGGAGATTTTCACTCGGGCGTAGGCCGTGTCGCTGACGAACTGTGCCGTTTCGGGTATCAACACTCGCGTCCGTTCCGCACCGCGCTCCGCGGCATCGCGGGCGATTTCCGCGAACAGCGACCGTGCCGAATCCGCGTCGTCCCACGCGCCGATGGAATATTCGACCCACGTTTCGGGGTCGCCGTCTTCGTTTTCCCACTCGGATTTACGACAGACGGTCGCAAATCCTCGCACGCCGTTTTCCTGTACGACGAGAAGTTCGTTGTTTTCCGCTCTGTTCTGGAGGTCGTCGCGCGTGAGCTCCGACAGCGCCCACGACTCCTCGTAATCGAGGACGAGGCCTTCGAGATGAGTGCGGGCGTCGCTTCCCGTCCAGAACTTCCACGCCGCGTTCACGTCCTCCGTGAGCGTCATTGCCGATTCTGCGGTTGCGTCCGGTTCGGGGTGCGCCCACCTAAACTCGGTAACGGGGTCGTAGCCCGCGGCACGCGAGGAACCGAGACCGGCGACGTTCCACGAAAAGACCATGTTTCGCAGAACGGTCGCACCCTGTTCGCGCGCCCAGTCGAACAGGTCGTACGTCATGACGCTTGCGACACCCTGTTCGCGGAAGTTCGGGTTGACGCGCATTCCCTGCCCCCACGCTTCCCAGTCAGAAAGCATGACGCACTGCACGATTCCGGCGATTTCGTCGCCAGCATCCGCAACGAGGGTGTACTGATTCTCGCCGTCTATCCAGTCGTGATAGATGCGCGGGATGTAGTCCCCTCGGCCGCGGTCTGCCCACGTATCTTCGGTGAACGCGACGACGTTCTCGTAATCGTCGTGAGTGGCCTCCCTGAGTTCTATCTCGGTCACTCCCATGGCACCGACCGTTTCGAAATCTCACCCGCGACGGATTCTTGCATCGTCGTCGCCGGGTCGTCGCTGTTCGCAAGCGACCACATCAGTTTCACCTTGGCGGTGCCGGGAAGCATATCTTCGCCCTCTACGATGCCCGCGTCGAGCAGGTCGCGGCCCGTATCGTAGACGCGGTCACAGACTCGCCCCTCGATGCACTGACTGGTCATGACGACGGTCGTTCCGCCGTCCACCAGTTCGGAAATCCTGTCCGCCCAGTCGGAGTGGACGTGGCCCAAACCGGTTCCTTCGAGGACGAGGCCCGCCTTTCCGTCCGCGAGGTCGAGGGCCTCGACGCCCATCCCGGGCGTGAATTTGAGGAGTTCGACCTCACTTTCGAGGTCAGCAGAGAGAGCGAGTTCTTGTGCCCCGCGCTCGTTGTACTTTCGCCGGAAGGTGACTTCCTCGGTGTCGTAATCGACTCGCCCGAGGGGTTTCGAGCCAATCGTCTGAAACGCATCACGGCGCGAGGTGTGGTTCTTCCGAACTCGGGTTCCGCGGTGGAGCGCGCAGTTGTCGTCGCTCTCGTTTTCGTGCATACAGACCAGCACCTCGGCGCAGTCGGATTTCGCGGCTTCGACGGCACAGACCGCGTTCATCACGTTGTCCGAGGATGGGCGGTCGGCGGAGCGTTGGCTTCCCGTGAAGACGATGGGAACCGGCGTGTCGAGCATAAAGGAAAGCGCCGATGCTGTAAACTGCATCGTGTCGGTGCCGTGCATGACGACGACGCCGTCGGCACCGTTCTCGATTTCGTCGTACACTGCCCGGGCCAAATCCTGCCACACGTCGGTCGTCATGTTTTCGGACAGGATGTTAGCGACGACTCGTCCGCGGTAGTTCGCTCGCCCTGCGAGGTCGGGCACTGCACGAAGCACGTCCTTCGCGTCGAATCGCGCGGTCACGGCACCGGTTCGGTAGTCCACAGTGGACGCGATGGTTCCACCCGTGCTGATGAGCGAAATCATCGGCAGTTCGGGGTCGAACTCCACGACCGACGAGTCACTCGTCTCTCCCTCTTCGATGTCGTACACGTCGGATTCGAGCACGGCAACGTCGGCGTCGTCGCGGTCTACGCCGACGTTGTAACCGCCGTCGAGTTTGACGACGAGATTGCTCACCGTCGAGGAGGGTAGCAGTACCCCCTCGAACGTCTGTTCGGCCCGTTCGACGCGGACGCGGTCCCCTGGATTCATACCTCGGGGTAACGCGGCGTTCGACTTCAATCCACTCTTTCGGGGAAAGGCACATTACCGCCGGGCGTCAATTCGGATACATGACCCAGCGTACCCGGACGCGCGAGGCGGACGACGACCTGTCCGAAATCCTCGGCGATGCAGAAAGCGGAGAGCAGGCCGGACAGGGAGAGAGTTTCCGGAGT
The window above is part of the Haladaptatus cibarius D43 genome. Proteins encoded here:
- a CDS encoding universal stress protein produces the protein MFDDLRMRYHAALRRIRRFERREIKQFVRWIEHTRNLTHFTVLIVAPLLIAGITWLSNTVNVITFLLFPPLASGTYTLFTDPEGKYASPTRFVGGMTAGALCGWVALVFSARYLYHVPPASMTVHASEAALSILLTVLVTWSLDVEQPTAFSSALLVLMFPFGEMGNVGSFLSGFLYVVGIAISSSIVAGVFVVWRREFYERRARYLYRSTKGDDHVLVPMRGEDAEQTAMFGAKLAAAHDAGKVVLIDVVDRTAIEEAEEGIKDHTAEDESAEAEAQAADVAADRLEAQAHRIRTRMGVPCEVVVAGDGKTPAKTVLSTAREVNCDLIVAPYEERHGGLSPFVRGLFRGNVDAIAYRPGFDGNPHRKWKRVLVPVRRAGNTAHTMIDFARRLVGRSGSVSVCTCIDREAERRTTESTLADLVEAFSGSFETRVSRSSIEEFLSANDDHYDLMILGASTDRSAASRFISPPTFERMHEIDCDVAVVHRG
- a CDS encoding NAD-binding protein translates to MALRERTEHLPIRFAVLLTVLAGGLSIGTGAVTITSGGGGFFAGFVPVELQQLAAFSGSITGFLLLVGAVGLRRGLRVAWYATMILLPVAALHGILQSSPYSIPLVVVSLVTILLLYSRRNRFTQPISLTAAQLAAITAIFGILLYGTVGAYTLRDGFEGVSTPFDAFYYTIVTASTVGYGDVQPVTQDARWFGMSVIVLGGASFAGAIGVLVAPLLEARFASALGRMTESQLEFLDEHLLVLGYGQLFTEAIFDELGDGTEYVIVVSDPDLGDELRDRDRNVRDEHRNVVVGDPSDEELLQRVGIERAKSVLVATDDDADDALCVLTARQLNPDVRIVAGASDRENVEKFRRAGADVVVSPAFIGHLLVKAAVGDNHAEELADQLAGNPRNRTLDDF
- a CDS encoding ubiquitin-like small modifier protein 1 codes for the protein MQWKLFADLAELAGDKEISVDAESGDTVEDALSDLLEPRPELENRVLDDDGHLRDHINVLRNGTNVFSEEGLETELESGDELALFPPVSGG
- the surE gene encoding 5'/3'-nucleotidase SurE, which encodes MDILLTNDDGVDAGGIDALYDELSEIVEVTVVAPVDNQSGAGRTNSHKVAVDDHERGLVVHGTPCDCVAVGLQALDPTPELVVSGCNAGPNFGAHKLDRSGTVGAAKEAVYLGVPGIAISAYDPVAGGLREFEREDFVPPARVARYLVENADSIGSGTYLNVNAPTVRDDARIQITRPTRDFGVRIERNRDEDGFAVVDQFYDPLRGDRPEELDDPKGTDRRALADGEISVSPLGVGHELKRSDGLEGVAAEFEQ
- a CDS encoding GNAT family N-acetyltransferase; amino-acid sequence: MTEIELREATHDDYENVVAFTEDTWADRGRGDYIPRIYHDWIDGENQYTLVADAGDEIAGIVQCVMLSDWEAWGQGMRVNPNFREQGVASVMTYDLFDWAREQGATVLRNMVFSWNVAGLGSSRAAGYDPVTEFRWAHPEPDATAESAMTLTEDVNAAWKFWTGSDARTHLEGLVLDYEESWALSELTRDDLQNRAENNELLVVQENGVRGFATVCRKSEWENEDGDPETWVEYSIGAWDDADSARSLFAEIARDAAERGAERTRVLIPETAQFVSDTAYARVKISDDPDFVMGMDLTKSYR
- the gatD gene encoding Glu-tRNA(Gln) amidotransferase subunit GatD — translated: MNPGDRVRVERAEQTFEGVLLPSSTVSNLVVKLDGGYNVGVDRDDADVAVLESDVYDIEEGETSDSSVVEFDPELPMISLISTGGTIASTVDYRTGAVTARFDAKDVLRAVPDLAGRANYRGRVVANILSENMTTDVWQDLARAVYDEIENGADGVVVMHGTDTMQFTASALSFMLDTPVPIVFTGSQRSADRPSSDNVMNAVCAVEAAKSDCAEVLVCMHENESDDNCALHRGTRVRKNHTSRRDAFQTIGSKPLGRVDYDTEEVTFRRKYNERGAQELALSADLESEVELLKFTPGMGVEALDLADGKAGLVLEGTGLGHVHSDWADRISELVDGGTTVVMTSQCIEGRVCDRVYDTGRDLLDAGIVEGEDMLPGTAKVKLMWSLANSDDPATTMQESVAGEISKRSVPWE